The sequence CGGTCAGCGCGGGACCGGTGGAGATCCACACGACGGTCCCGGCGGGCGCCGACGGCCGCGTCCTGCGCCTCGCCGACACCGCCTCCGCCGGCTGGACGGCCACCCTGGACGGCAAGCCGCTCACCCGCACCACGGTCGACGGCTGGGCCCAGGGCTTCCAACTGCCCGCGTCCGGCGGCAGGCTGGACGTCACCTACGACGACCCCATCACCCACACCGCCTGGCTGTGGGCCCAGGGCGCGCTCGCCGTCGTCCTGGTCGTCCTCGCCCTGCCCGGCCGCCGCCGTGACGTCGACGACGACATGCCCGAGGCGGAGCCCCTGCCCGCCCAGGCCGCCACGGGCGAGGGCCGCCGCGCCCGCCGCCTGCGCGCCCAGGCCGAGGAGCAGGCCGCGGAGCAGGCCACGGAGCAGCAGGAGGAGCAGGCCGCCGCGCCCGCGATGCCGCAGGAGCCCCCGGCGGCCGCGGCCGTACCCCACCAGCAGCCCTACGGCGACTGGGACCAGGCCGCCTACGCGAACACCGGCTACGACGGCTACGACGGCTACGCGGCCGACCAGTTCCAGCCCGGCGGGCAGTACCAGACCCCCGGTTACGACCAGCAGGCCTACGCGCACGACCCGTACCAGACGGGCCAGTACGACCCGTACGCCTACGGCGGCACGGCCGAGCAGATGCCGTACGACCCGACGGCCTACCAGCAGGGCTACGACCCGGCGTACGACCCCGCCCAGCAGGGCTACGACCCGGCCCAGCACCCCCACGGCACCGGCAGCGAGCGCCCCGACGGGAGCCAGCAGTGAACCGCACCACCCTGTCCCTGATCGCCGGCACCACCGCGCTGGCCGCCATCACCGCGTTCGCCGCGCTCGACGGCCCGTCCGCCTCCGGCGCCGCCGCGTCCAGAGCGGCCGCCAACCTCCCCGTGGAGCGCACGAGCCTGCTCTGCCCGGCACCGAGCATCTCGGACATCGCCGACACGTCGTACACCTCGTTCACGCCCGTCACCGAGGGCACGACGAGCAGTGGCACGGCCCAACTCCAGGCGGCCGCCGAGCAATCGGCGGACGGCACGGGCAACTCCCAGTCCGGCGGCTCCCAGACGGGCAAGGGATCCAAGGGCGCCAAGGGATCCCAGGGAGCCAAGGGCGCGAAGAAGACCGCGGTCCAGCCGGTCCTCACCCCCAAGGCGCCCGGCACCCCGGTCACCGGCAACACCTCCGGCTCCGACGGGCCCGCGCTCATCGGCACCGCCGACGGCAAGTACGCGCCCGGCTGGAGCGTCCAGGAGACCACCGAGGTGGCCGCCGGCACCGGCCGTGGTCTCCTGGGCGTCAACTGCAGCGCCGCGGACACCGAGTTCTGGTTCCCGGGCGCCAGCACGTCCGCCGACCGCACCGACTACGTGCACCTGACCAACCCCGACGACTCCGCCGCCGTCGTCGACATCGAGCTGTACGGCAAGGACGGCGCGATCAAGTCCCCGCTCGGCGAGAACCTCACGGTCCCGCCGCACGCGAGCAAGCCGATCCTGCTCTCCACGCTCACCGACGAACGGCAGCCCGACCTGACCGTGCACGTCAGCGTGCGCAGCGGCCGGGTCGGTGCGGCCGTACAGGCCCTGGACGACAAGGCGGGCGGCGACTGGCTGGCCGCGGCCGCCGACCCGGCCCCCAGCCTCGTCCTGCCCGGCATCCCCAAGGACGCCACCGACGTCCGGCTGATCGCCTTCACCCCCGGCGGCGACGACGCCGACCTGAAAGTCCGCCTGGCCTCGCCCGGCGGCCTGATCACCCCGGCCGGCAACGAGACCCTGCACGTGAAGTCCGGCATGACGACCACGGCCGATCTCGGCGCCGTCACCCGCGGCGAGGCGGGCTCCCTGGTGCTGACCCCCACGGACCAGCAGGTCCCCATCGTGGCGGCGCTCCAGGTCGTCCGCGGCAAGGGCGACAAGCAGGAGACGGCCTTCATCCCGGCCACCGCCCCCGTCGGCACGCGCGCGACGTCGGCCGACAACAGCGCCAAGGGCACCACCCTCGCCCTGACCGCGCCCACCGCCACGGCCACGGTCAAGGTCACCGCCTCGGCGGGCAGTGACGGCGGCACGGCGGCGACGAAGACGTACACGATCAAGTCCGGCACGACCCAGAACGTCGACGCCCCCGTCCCCTCCGGCCTCCAGGGCACCTACGCCCTCACCGTCGAGACCACCTCGGGCGGCCCGGTCTACGCCTCCCGCACCCTGACGGCCACAGAAGGGGGAGTCCCCGGCTTCACGGTCCAGACCCTGCCGAACGACCGCGGGATGGTCGCCGTGCCGCAGACGGGTGAGGACTTCTCGGTTGTGCAGAAGTGACGTCCCGGTGCTGCGACAGCAGGGCGACGGGGAGCAGGCGGAGTGCGGGAGGAGAGGGCCCGGCCTAATCCTCCCCGTAGCGCGGATCCACGGTCTCCGGAGTCAGCCCCAGCAGCTCGGCAACCTGCTCCACGACCACCTCGTGCACCAGCGCGGCCCGCTCGTCCCGCCCCTTCGTGCGGATCTCCACCGGCCGCCGGTAGACGACGACCCGCGCCCGCCGACCGTCCCGCGCGGGGACGACCCCGCCCAGCGGCACGGCCTCGTCACTCCACACCTGATCGCCCCGCCCGTCCAGGCGGGGCACCTCCAGCACGAGGAAGTCGACGTCGGCGAGCTGCGGCCACCGCCGCTCAAGGCGCTCCACGGAGTCCTGCACCAGGTCCGCGAACACGTCGGCGCGGCTGGCCGCGAGAGGCACCTGCGGCGGTGCGATCGGCCCTCGCATGCCCCGCCCGTGGCGATCACGTCGACGGGGCCCGGGGCCGGCGGCACGAGGCGGTACACGGTTGTCCATCACTGGTGAAGCGTAGTCCCCGCCCGCGCCCCCCGCCCGGCTCCACACGACAACGGTCCCCGGGCCGACCGCGCCTGCCCGCCCCACCGCAAGGGACTCCCCACCCCTTCGATCAACCCTCCCATCAGCCCCCCATCGGCCCTCCCGTCAGCCCTCCGGTCGGTCCTCCGGTCGGTCCTCGGCCGATCAGCTCTGTGCCGATCCGCTCTCTCTGCCGATCGGCCCGCCGCCGATCGGCCCCACCCGCGCCCGTCGGCCGCAACTCGCCCCGTGTCGCAGGATGACCGTTCCGGCCAACGTCTGGCCCGTTTCCGTATCCCTCCAAGACCGCCGAACTCAAGGCAATTGACGGTGTTTGTACCGACTCATGACCGGATCCAATCCCGGCCACGATCCGCCGGGAACCCCGTCCACGCAGGTCAACTGGGCCTCCCCGAAGGGGTGTGTGGGGCGTTTCACAGCACGACACGGTGGAGTGACCTGGTGGAGAGTCGTCGCGGCCCGCTCAAGAGTGCGGTACCGTCCAACGTCGTGAGCCCTGTACGTCGCTGTTCGCGCACCGCCTGCGGCCGACCCGCCGTGGCGACGCTGACGTACGTCTACGCCGACTCGACCGCGGTCCTCGGCCCGCTCGCCACCTACGCCGAACCCCACTGCTACGACCTGTGCGCCGAGCACTCCGAGCGCCTCACCGCCCCGCGCGGCTGGGAAGTCGTACGCCTCCTGGACGGCTCGGCCCCCGCCCGCCCCAGCGGCGACGACCTCGAAGCCCTCGCCAACGCCGTGCGCGAGGCGGCCCGCCCCCAGGAGCGCGCGGCCGAGGCGGGCGGCGGAGCCCGCACGGCGGACCCGATGGAGGTCGCCCGTCGCGGCCATCTCCGGGTCCTGCGCTCCCCGGACAACTGACCATCCTGGTCCGGGGACCCACCCCGGATCCCGGGGGCCGCGCCGGTCACGGCTCAGCTTCCACATGGTGTCCGCATGGTGTCCGCACACCTCGCCCTTACCCCCGACGGGTAGTTTGTGTGCACCCATAGAACTTTCAGGAGGGTTGGCCGTGGCTGTTGATCTGTCGCAGATCGTGAAGGCGTACGACGTACGGGGAGTGGTTCCGGACCAGTGGGACGAGACTCTGGCCGGACTCTTCGGCGCCGCCTTCGCGGAGGTGACGGGCGCCGCGGCGATCGTCGTCGGCCATGACATGCGGCCCTCGTCCCCGGGCCTCACCCGCGCCTTCGCGCGCGGCGCGGCGGACCGCGGCGTGGACGTCACCGAGATCGGCCTGTGCTCCACGGACCAGCTGTACTACGCCTCGGGCGCGCTGAACCTGCCCGGCGCCATGTTCACCGCCTCCCACAACCCGGCCCAGTACAACGGCATCAAGCTGTGCCGCGCGGGCGCCGCCCCGGTCGGCCAGGACACCGGCCTCGCGCAGATCCGCGAACTGGTCGAGAAGTGGCTGGAGTCGGGCGCCCCCGAGCCGGCCGCCCAGCCGGGAACCCTGTCGTCGCGCGAGACGTTGACGGACTACGCGGCGCACCTCCTCTCCCTCGTCGACCTGACCTCCATCCGCCCCCTGAAGGTCGTGGTCGACGCCGGCAACGGCATGGGCGGCCACACGGTCCCCACGGTCTTCGCCGGCCTGCCCCTGGACCTCGTCCCGATGTACTTCGAACTGGACGGCACCTTCCCGAACCACGAGGCCAACCCGCTCGACCCGGCCAACCTCGTGGACCTGCAGAAGCGGGTCCGGGAGGAGGGCGCCGACCTCGGTCTCGCCTTCGACGGCGACGCCGACCGCTGCTTCGTCGTGGACGAGAACGGCGACCCGGTCTCCCCGTCCGCGATCACCGCGCTGGTGGCCGACCGGGAGCTGGCCCGCCACGGTGGCCAGGGCACGATCATCCACAACCTGATCACCTCCCGCGCGGTCCCGGAGGTCGTGAAGGAGAACGGCGGCACCCCGGTCCGCACCCGCGTCGGCCACTCCTTCATCAAGGCCGAGATGGCCCGCACCGGCGCGATCTTCGGCGGTGAGCACTCCGCGCACTACTACTTCAAGGACTTCTGGAACGCCGACACGGGCATGCTGGCCGCCCTGCACGTCCTCGCGGCCCTCGGCGGCCAGGACGGCCCCCTCTCCGCCCTCGTGGCCCAGTACGACCGCTACGTCGGCTCCGGCGAGATCAACTCCACCGTCGCCGACCAGGCCGACCGCCTCGCCGCGATCCGCGCCGCGTACGGGAACCGCGCCGACGTCACCCTGGACGACCTCGACGGCCTCACGGTCGCCGCGGCCGACTGGTGGTTCAACGTCCGCCCCTCCAACACGGAGCCCCTCCTGCGCCTGAACGCCGAGGCGAAGGACGAGGCCACGATGGCACAGATCAGGGACGAGGCCCTGACGATCATCAGGGGCTGACAGGGCTGACAGGGCTGACAGGGCTGACAGGGCTGACAGGGCTGGGCCCGGGGTGCCCGGGCCGGCTCGGCGTCCGGCACGGCCGGGCCGGCCCCGCCCTGGCACCTGCAGCCCGGCTCAACCTGCCCAGCAGCGGTACGCTGACCAGCGGCCAAAGAAACCCAGCCCCGAAGGGACACCTCATGCCGCTCGAAGCCGGCCTCCTGGAGATCCTCGCCTGCCCGGCCTGCCACGCCCCCCTCAAGGAGCAGGACACCGAGCTGATCTGCACGGGCCAGGACTGCGGCCTCGCCTACCCCGTCCGCGACGGCATCCCGGTCCTCCTCGTGGACGAGGCCCGCCGCCCCGAGTGACGGTAGAAACCGTGGAGACGAACACGCTCACGGCGTAGCGAACCGGCGCCCACCGCACAGCGAAAGGGCGCCCACCCCTGGAAGGCTCCGCACAGGACCCCGGCGATCGGAGGCTGCCGCCCATGCTGGACGAATCGCTGCTCGACACCCCGGAGGGCCTCGCCGAGGCCGACCGCCGAGGCCTGCTGCGCGGTGCCGCCGAGGCCGGCGCCCGCGTCCGCACCGCCGTCCGGCACGCCACCGAGGCCGGCGTCGGCGACCTCAAGCCCGACGGCCGCCCCCGCGCCGTCCTGATCGCCGGCCCCGGCGCCGCCGCCACCCACACCGCCGACCTGATCGGCGCACTGGCCGGCGTCGGCAGCCCCGTGGTCCGCCTGGACCCCACCGGCGTCGCCCCGGCCGCCGGCGCCCTGCGCTGGGAGCTGCCGGGCTGGGCCGGTTCCGTGGACCTGCTCCTGATCGCCACCCCGGACGGCACCGAACCCAGCCTCTCCCTCCTCACCGACCAGGCCTACCGCCGCGGCTGCTCGGTCGTCGCCGTGGCCCCGCCCCGCACCCCGCTCGCCGAGGCCGTCACCGGAGTGCACGGCCTGTTCGTACCGATGGCGACAGCGCCGTACGACCAGGACGAACCGCTCGCCGCGTCCTCCTCGGGCGTCTTCTGGGCGCTGCTCACCCCGCTGCTGGCCCTGCTGGACCGCATCGGGCTGCTCAGCGCCCCGCCCGATGTGCTCGAGAAGGTCGCCGACCGGCTGGACCACGTCGCCGAGCGCTGCGGCCCCGCCATCGCCACGTACAGCAACCCGGCCAAGACCCTCGCCGCCGAACTCGCCGACGCCCTGCCGGTGGTCTGGACGGAAGGCACCCCGGCGGGTCCCGCCGGACGCCGCTTCGCCGCCGCCCTCGCCGAACTCTCCGGCCGCCCCGCGCTCGTCGCGGAACTCCCCGAGGCGCTCACCGCGCACAGCGCCCTGCTGGCCGGCCCGCTGGCCGCCAGCGCCGACCCCGACGACTTCTTCCGCGACCGTGTGGAGGAGGCGCCCGCGCTGCACGCGCGCGTGGTGCTGCTCCGCGACCGCCCGATCAGCGGCCTCACCGCCGCCCCCGCCGCCCGCGACCTGGCCCTCAGCCACGACACGCCGATCAGCGAACTCGAACCGGAGGAGGGCGGCGAACTCGAGACCCTCGCGGAACTGATCGCCGTCACGGATTTCGCCGCCGTTTACCTGGCGCTCGCTTCGAGGGCCTGATCTGGCTAAGGGCCGGAGCACCCGCGCCCCTGAGCGGCCGACGCCGACCGAGCAGCGTACGGACCGAGCAGCGTACGGACCGAGCAGCGTACGGACCGAGCAGCGTACGGACCGAGCAGCGTACGGACCGAGCAGCGTACGGACCGAGCAGCGTACGGACCGAGCAGCGTGCGGACCGAGCAATGTACGGACCGAGCAATGTACGTACGAACGACAGCGACAGACAGAGAAGACACATACACATGGACCGCCTCGACAACACCATCCGCCCCTACGCCTGGGGTTCCCCGACCGCCATCCCACACCTGACCGGCGTCGAGCCGACCGGTGAACCGCAGGCGGAGATGTGGATGGGCGCACACCCGGGCGCCCCCTCGCGCACCACGCGCGGGAGCCTCGTCGAGGTCATCGACGCGAACCCGGAGGCCGAGCTGGGCAAGGCGGCCGTGGCGAAGTTCGGCCCGCACCTGCCCTTCCTGCTCAAGATCCTCGCGGCCGGCGCGCCCCTCTCCCTCCAGGTGCACCCCAACCTGGAGCAGGCGAAGGAGGGTTACGAGGACGAGGAGCGCCGCGGCATCCCGGCCGATGCCCCGCACCGCAACTACAAGGACGCCAACCACAAGCCCGAACTGATCTGCGCGCTCACCGAGTTCGACGGCCTGTGCGGCTTCCGCGACCCCCTCCAGGCCGCCGGCCTCCTCGCCGGGCTCGGCGTCGACTCCCTCAAGCCGTACGTCGACCTGCTGCACGCCCGCCCCGAGGACGCGGCCCTGCGCGAGGTCCTCACCGCGATCCTCACCGCCGACCCGGAGGAGATGGCACACACGGTCGCCGAGACCACCGCCGCCGCCACCCGCCTCGGCGGCGACTACGCCCCCTACGCCGACCTCGCCCACCACTACCCGGGCGACCCCGGTGTCATCGCGGCCATGCTGCTGAACCACGTCCGCCTGCAGCCCGGCGAGGCCCTGTTCCTCGGCGCCGGCATCCCGCACGCGTACCTGAACGGCCTCGGCGTCGAGATCATGGCCAACTCCGACAACGTGCTGCGCTGCGGCCTGACCCCCAAGCACGTCGACGTCCCCGAACTGCTGCGCATCGTCCGCTTCGAGGCCGGCGACCCGGGCGTGCTGCGCCCCGAGGCCTCCCCGGACGGCGAGGAGGTCTACGAGACGCCGATCGACGAGTTCCGCCTGTCCCGGTACGTGCTCGCCGAGGGCGCCGCCGCTCGCGACCTCGCCCTCGACACCCCGCAGATCCTGCTGTGCACGGCCGGTTCCGTCCGCGCGGGCGAGCACGAGCTGGGACCGG comes from Streptomyces sp. FXJ1.172 and encodes:
- the manA gene encoding mannose-6-phosphate isomerase, class I — encoded protein: MDRLDNTIRPYAWGSPTAIPHLTGVEPTGEPQAEMWMGAHPGAPSRTTRGSLVEVIDANPEAELGKAAVAKFGPHLPFLLKILAAGAPLSLQVHPNLEQAKEGYEDEERRGIPADAPHRNYKDANHKPELICALTEFDGLCGFRDPLQAAGLLAGLGVDSLKPYVDLLHARPEDAALREVLTAILTADPEEMAHTVAETTAAATRLGGDYAPYADLAHHYPGDPGVIAAMLLNHVRLQPGEALFLGAGIPHAYLNGLGVEIMANSDNVLRCGLTPKHVDVPELLRIVRFEAGDPGVLRPEASPDGEEVYETPIDEFRLSRYVLAEGAAARDLALDTPQILLCTAGSVRAGEHELGPGQSVFVPAGEKAEVCGAGTVFRATVIV
- a CDS encoding DUF3499 domain-containing protein translates to MESRRGPLKSAVPSNVVSPVRRCSRTACGRPAVATLTYVYADSTAVLGPLATYAEPHCYDLCAEHSERLTAPRGWEVVRLLDGSAPARPSGDDLEALANAVREAARPQERAAEAGGGARTADPMEVARRGHLRVLRSPDN
- a CDS encoding DUF5719 family protein, which codes for MNRTTLSLIAGTTALAAITAFAALDGPSASGAAASRAAANLPVERTSLLCPAPSISDIADTSYTSFTPVTEGTTSSGTAQLQAAAEQSADGTGNSQSGGSQTGKGSKGAKGSQGAKGAKKTAVQPVLTPKAPGTPVTGNTSGSDGPALIGTADGKYAPGWSVQETTEVAAGTGRGLLGVNCSAADTEFWFPGASTSADRTDYVHLTNPDDSAAVVDIELYGKDGAIKSPLGENLTVPPHASKPILLSTLTDERQPDLTVHVSVRSGRVGAAVQALDDKAGGDWLAAAADPAPSLVLPGIPKDATDVRLIAFTPGGDDADLKVRLASPGGLITPAGNETLHVKSGMTTTADLGAVTRGEAGSLVLTPTDQQVPIVAALQVVRGKGDKQETAFIPATAPVGTRATSADNSAKGTTLALTAPTATATVKVTASAGSDGGTAATKTYTIKSGTTQNVDAPVPSGLQGTYALTVETTSGGPVYASRTLTATEGGVPGFTVQTLPNDRGMVAVPQTGEDFSVVQK
- a CDS encoding Trm112 family protein; the protein is MPLEAGLLEILACPACHAPLKEQDTELICTGQDCGLAYPVRDGIPVLLVDEARRPE
- a CDS encoding metallopeptidase family protein, whose translation is MDNRVPPRAAGPGPRRRDRHGRGMRGPIAPPQVPLAASRADVFADLVQDSVERLERRWPQLADVDFLVLEVPRLDGRGDQVWSDEAVPLGGVVPARDGRRARVVVYRRPVEIRTKGRDERAALVHEVVVEQVAELLGLTPETVDPRYGED
- a CDS encoding phosphomannomutase/phosphoglucomutase produces the protein MAVDLSQIVKAYDVRGVVPDQWDETLAGLFGAAFAEVTGAAAIVVGHDMRPSSPGLTRAFARGAADRGVDVTEIGLCSTDQLYYASGALNLPGAMFTASHNPAQYNGIKLCRAGAAPVGQDTGLAQIRELVEKWLESGAPEPAAQPGTLSSRETLTDYAAHLLSLVDLTSIRPLKVVVDAGNGMGGHTVPTVFAGLPLDLVPMYFELDGTFPNHEANPLDPANLVDLQKRVREEGADLGLAFDGDADRCFVVDENGDPVSPSAITALVADRELARHGGQGTIIHNLITSRAVPEVVKENGGTPVRTRVGHSFIKAEMARTGAIFGGEHSAHYYFKDFWNADTGMLAALHVLAALGGQDGPLSALVAQYDRYVGSGEINSTVADQADRLAAIRAAYGNRADVTLDDLDGLTVAAADWWFNVRPSNTEPLLRLNAEAKDEATMAQIRDEALTIIRG
- a CDS encoding SIS domain-containing protein; this translates as MLDESLLDTPEGLAEADRRGLLRGAAEAGARVRTAVRHATEAGVGDLKPDGRPRAVLIAGPGAAATHTADLIGALAGVGSPVVRLDPTGVAPAAGALRWELPGWAGSVDLLLIATPDGTEPSLSLLTDQAYRRGCSVVAVAPPRTPLAEAVTGVHGLFVPMATAPYDQDEPLAASSSGVFWALLTPLLALLDRIGLLSAPPDVLEKVADRLDHVAERCGPAIATYSNPAKTLAAELADALPVVWTEGTPAGPAGRRFAAALAELSGRPALVAELPEALTAHSALLAGPLAASADPDDFFRDRVEEAPALHARVVLLRDRPISGLTAAPAARDLALSHDTPISELEPEEGGELETLAELIAVTDFAAVYLALASRA